A segment of the Desulfofundulus kuznetsovii DSM 6115 genome:
TATATGCACGAGTACGGCTTGAAAAGAGAACATCTTTCCATGGTGGCCGTGAAAAACCACCGCAATGCCGTAGCCAATCCCAAAGCGCAATTTCGGAAAGCAATTACCCTCGAACAGGCCATGAACGGTACCCCGGTCGCTTACCCCTTCAACATCTGGGACTGCAGCCCCACTACCGATGGAGCTGCGGTTGTTCTCCTCTGCAATGCCCGGCTGGCCAGAAGCTTTACCAGCAGGCCGGTTTATCTCAAAGGATTCGGCGCAGCCAGCGATTACCTGGCCATTCATGATCGAAGCTCCATTACCCGCCTGGTTGCCACGCGAAAAGCTGCCGCCGAGGCGTACAGGCAGGCGGGCATTGGGCCCCGGGATATTGATTTTGCCGAGGTGCACGACTGCTTTACCATTGCGGAAATTCTCGCCTACGGTGACCTGGGCTTCTGTGAAGAAGGACGTGCCCACTACCTGCTGGAAGAAGGAGTTACCCAGCTGGATGGCAAATTACCGGTCAACGCCAGCGGTGGTTTAAAGGCCAAAGGTCACCCCATTGGCGCCACCGGTTGCGGTATGGCCTATGAAATATTCAGACAGCTACGGGGTGAGGCCGCAGAACCCAGCCGGCAGATCAAAAACGCCAGGTTCGCCCTGTCGCATAATGTAGGTGGGTCCGGCGGGACAGCTGCAGTTTTCATCTATCAGAGAGGGGACGAATGATGAGAATAAGCGTTGTATCATACGGAGTTTACCTGCCGTTCCTGCGGATTAAGAGGGACGAATATTTAAGCGCTCTGGGAAGCTGCAGTGCGGAAATTAAAGAAAAAACGGTAATGGATGTGGATGAGGATACGATCACTATGGCCGTGGAAGCTGCCAGGAATGCTACGGCCGGTGTGGACGCAGGCGAAATTGGTGTGCTAACGCTGGCCTCTTCCAATTTTCCTTACCAGGAAAAGGTCATGCCGGGGACCATTATTGAAGCTTT
Coding sequences within it:
- a CDS encoding thiolase domain-containing protein; amino-acid sequence: MKFKLLEKEGVVELEGVAIIGAGQTRYGDFPTKGVKELFAEAYLEMLQSVDQGLDPQMIQAAYIGCLSAGSGFQLGQLAPLLMGHVGLPHVNAVRIENACASGGFALYNAACAVASGKFDLVLAAGVEKMRDISSSKGRYWLGVSGDTEYERLAGSTFAGIYALMATRYMHEYGLKREHLSMVAVKNHRNAVANPKAQFRKAITLEQAMNGTPVAYPFNIWDCSPTTDGAAVVLLCNARLARSFTSRPVYLKGFGAASDYLAIHDRSSITRLVATRKAAAEAYRQAGIGPRDIDFAEVHDCFTIAEILAYGDLGFCEEGRAHYLLEEGVTQLDGKLPVNASGGLKAKGHPIGATGCGMAYEIFRQLRGEAAEPSRQIKNARFALSHNVGGSGGTAAVFIYQRGDE